Proteins from a genomic interval of Micromonospora sp. NBC_00389:
- a CDS encoding polysaccharide biosynthesis tyrosine autokinase, with protein sequence MDLLRQLRHVRRHWWVALLTVMVALGVSAFLTVRAQPRYVASVTFFVTIPNQGVTDAYQGELFLQQRVKSYADLLSSDRLAQSVVAENPVGLTADEVQRRVSTSTEAGTVLLHASITDTDQTRALRVTETLAAKFVELVQKVETPPEGKAPVKIEVVSGPRVSASPVSPQPVRNLTLGGLLGLMLGVGLAILRGVADVRLRDAAGLQRATGSPLLGEIPFESNARSAPLIVGDAATSARAEAVRKLRTNLRFVDVHEPARVIAVTSALQGEGKTTLSCNLAIALAEAGWRVLLVDADLRRPKVDDYLGLDAGVGLTDVLVGDVQVGDVVQRWGDKSLLVLPSGSAPPNPSELLGSKAMADLLLELRESADIVIIDTPPLLAVTDGVVVAVQADGALLVTQQGRTSRTQVAAAARSLHSVSVRLLGCVLNRAKVAKAEAYQYEAYRVVASTATPSVPADRATSARHSVSTGVNGVSDRTQELTRSPR encoded by the coding sequence ATGGACCTGCTCCGCCAATTGCGTCACGTGCGTCGGCACTGGTGGGTCGCGCTGCTCACGGTCATGGTGGCCCTGGGCGTGTCGGCGTTCCTGACCGTACGGGCCCAACCCCGGTACGTCGCCTCGGTGACCTTCTTCGTCACCATCCCCAACCAGGGCGTCACCGACGCCTACCAGGGTGAGCTCTTCCTTCAGCAGCGCGTCAAGTCGTACGCCGACCTGCTCAGCAGCGACCGGCTGGCGCAGAGCGTGGTGGCGGAAAACCCGGTCGGGCTCACCGCGGACGAGGTGCAGCGCCGGGTGAGCACCTCCACCGAGGCCGGCACCGTCCTGCTGCACGCGTCGATCACCGACACCGACCAGACCCGGGCGTTGCGGGTGACCGAGACCCTCGCCGCGAAGTTCGTCGAGCTCGTGCAGAAGGTCGAGACACCACCCGAGGGCAAGGCGCCGGTCAAGATCGAGGTGGTCAGCGGCCCACGGGTCAGCGCCAGCCCCGTCTCGCCGCAGCCGGTGCGGAACCTCACCCTCGGCGGCCTGCTCGGCCTGATGCTCGGCGTCGGCCTGGCGATCCTGCGTGGCGTGGCCGACGTCCGGCTGCGCGACGCTGCCGGTCTGCAGAGGGCCACCGGCAGCCCGCTGCTCGGTGAGATCCCATTCGAGAGCAACGCCCGCTCCGCGCCGCTGATCGTCGGCGACGCCGCAACCTCGGCGCGCGCCGAGGCGGTCCGCAAGCTGCGCACCAACCTGCGCTTCGTGGACGTGCACGAGCCGGCCCGGGTCATCGCCGTGACCAGCGCGCTGCAGGGCGAGGGGAAGACCACGCTCTCCTGCAACCTGGCCATCGCGCTGGCTGAAGCGGGCTGGCGGGTGCTGCTGGTCGACGCGGACCTGCGCCGCCCCAAGGTCGACGATTACCTGGGCCTGGACGCCGGGGTCGGCCTCACCGACGTGCTGGTCGGCGACGTCCAGGTCGGCGACGTGGTGCAGCGCTGGGGGGACAAGTCGCTGCTGGTGCTGCCCAGCGGCTCCGCCCCGCCGAACCCGAGCGAGCTGCTCGGCTCCAAGGCGATGGCGGACCTGCTGCTGGAGCTGCGCGAGTCGGCGGACATCGTGATCATCGACACCCCGCCGCTGCTCGCGGTGACCGACGGTGTGGTGGTGGCCGTCCAGGCCGACGGCGCGCTGCTGGTGACCCAGCAGGGCCGCACCTCGCGGACCCAGGTGGCCGCGGCGGCCCGCTCGCTGCACTCGGTCTCGGTCCGGCTGCTCGGCTGCGTGCTGAACAGGGCCAAGGTGGCCAAGGCCGAGGCGTACCAGTACGAGGCCTACCGGGTGGTCGCCTCCACGGCCACGCCGTCGGTGCCGGCCGACCGGGCCACGTCCGCCCGGCACAGCGTGAGCACCGGGGTCAACGGCGTCAGCGACCGCACCCAGGAACTCACCCGGTCGCCCCGATGA
- a CDS encoding arsenate reductase/protein-tyrosine-phosphatase family protein: MADRVLFVCHANLCRSPMAEYLARRMLADRPVIVASAGIDAMDGLSMHPYAMEIAAESGADPAAFRSRLLRPEYLADATLVLTATRRQRSVCTALAPAALHRTFTLRQFGRLAAAAEPPAEPTDDPLRAAIAAAAHARGGLQPAAPDADDLRDPIGGTAADFRRCAEEIERSLRPLATLIGATG, from the coding sequence ATGGCCGACCGCGTGCTGTTCGTCTGCCACGCCAACCTGTGCCGATCGCCCATGGCCGAGTACCTGGCCCGCCGGATGCTCGCCGATCGGCCGGTCATCGTGGCCAGCGCCGGCATCGACGCGATGGACGGGTTGTCCATGCACCCGTACGCCATGGAGATCGCGGCCGAGAGCGGCGCGGACCCGGCGGCGTTCCGCAGCCGCTTGCTGCGCCCCGAATACCTGGCCGACGCGACGCTGGTGCTGACCGCGACCCGGCGCCAGCGCTCGGTCTGCACCGCGCTGGCGCCAGCCGCGCTGCACCGGACGTTCACCCTGCGCCAGTTCGGCCGGCTGGCCGCGGCGGCCGAGCCGCCCGCCGAGCCGACCGACGACCCGCTGCGGGCCGCGATCGCCGCCGCCGCCCACGCCCGGGGGGGGCTGCAACCCGCCGCCCCGGACGCGGACGACCTACGGGACCCGATCGGCGGCACCGCCGCCGACTTCCGACGCTGCGCCGAGGAGATCGAACGGTCGCTGCGACCCCTCGCCACGCTCATCGGGGCGACCGGGTGA
- a CDS encoding glycosyltransferase family 4 protein, with protein sequence MRIGILSYHFPPEPAFIPGSLAEELAARGHEVRVLTGFPDYPGGHVYPGWRQRWHHQTHSERLTVRRVPRYSGRPGAAGVRMASYLSFAGSATLAARRYLGDVDALYVFQLPATTFAAAGVLRLLRRVPAVLHVQDVWARDGADEAGDGRWAARMSTAMTRIYRSAARVAVAAPSMRDLVVAAGADPARVRLVLNWTDERIFHPATPGAAARQLVRRDGRCVVMHAGTIGARQGLDTAVRAAAALDRTMELVLVGSGADERRVRGLAAELGAENVRFMERRSPVDMPELYAAADYQLVMLRDLPELRGMVPGKLQAALSCAAPVVASAGGDTAELVERARAGLSCPPEDWAALADRFWLAATIPPPARAEMGRRGREAYLREMSLPAGVDRIERLLHEAAGRVPEPVADPRGNLA encoded by the coding sequence GTGAGGATCGGCATCCTGTCGTACCACTTTCCGCCCGAGCCGGCGTTCATCCCCGGCAGCCTCGCCGAGGAGTTGGCCGCACGCGGGCATGAGGTTCGGGTGCTCACCGGGTTTCCGGACTACCCCGGCGGCCACGTCTATCCCGGCTGGCGGCAGCGCTGGCACCACCAGACGCACAGTGAGCGGCTGACCGTCCGGCGGGTGCCGCGGTACTCCGGCCGCCCCGGGGCCGCCGGCGTCCGGATGGCCAGCTACCTGTCCTTCGCCGGCAGCGCGACGCTGGCCGCGCGCCGGTACCTGGGCGACGTGGACGCGCTCTACGTCTTCCAACTGCCGGCCACCACGTTCGCCGCCGCCGGCGTGCTCCGGCTGCTCAGGCGGGTGCCGGCGGTGCTGCACGTGCAGGATGTCTGGGCGCGCGACGGCGCTGACGAGGCCGGTGACGGACGCTGGGCAGCGCGGATGAGCACCGCGATGACCCGGATCTACCGGTCAGCCGCCCGGGTTGCCGTCGCCGCGCCGTCGATGCGGGACCTGGTGGTCGCCGCTGGCGCTGACCCGGCCCGCGTCCGGCTGGTGCTGAACTGGACCGACGAGCGGATCTTCCACCCGGCGACGCCGGGTGCGGCGGCCCGCCAGTTGGTCCGCCGCGACGGTCGGTGCGTGGTGATGCACGCCGGCACCATCGGCGCCCGGCAGGGGCTGGACACGGCGGTACGGGCCGCCGCGGCGCTGGACCGGACGATGGAACTGGTCCTGGTCGGCTCGGGCGCGGACGAGCGGCGGGTGCGGGGGCTCGCCGCCGAGTTGGGCGCGGAGAACGTCCGCTTCATGGAGCGGCGGTCCCCGGTCGACATGCCCGAGCTGTACGCCGCCGCCGACTACCAACTGGTCATGCTGCGCGACCTGCCGGAGCTGCGCGGCATGGTGCCCGGCAAGTTGCAGGCCGCGCTCTCCTGCGCCGCACCGGTGGTGGCCTCGGCCGGCGGGGACACCGCCGAGCTGGTCGAACGGGCCCGGGCCGGGTTGTCCTGCCCGCCGGAGGACTGGGCCGCGCTGGCCGACCGGTTCTGGTTGGCCGCCACCATCCCCCCGCCGGCGCGCGCCGAGATGGGGCGCCGGGGTCGGGAGGCGTACCTGCGGGAGATGTCGTTGCCGGCCGGGGTGGACCGGATCGAGCGGTTGCTGCACGAGGCAGCGGGTCGGGTCCCTGAGCCCGTCGCCGATCCGCGAGGCAACCTCGCGTAA